AAATTCTTGAAATCTGAGTTGTTTTTTTGtgagaatctgttttttttttttaaataaagcttattTAAAGGGTCAGAAATTTAGTTTCATGATTTTCAGGGTATTTTAGAATATTCGATTTATGTAAGCAATTTTATTATCTAGACATGCCAATAAGAACAGAGCCCCTTTCATTTCTGAGAATTTATAATCTAATGTATTAGTACCATGTGGAGGTTAGGAAAACTATATACTCACAAAATCAGAAGAAGGCATTTCTGAGTTACAGACACATAGATGTACAGGCACAGACAAAAACAGTTTATAGCCTCAATTCTACAATTTCATCCTTGGGTCAAGCATTAACCCAGAAACAGTAAACACTCCTGGCACAGATATCAAGTAGATGTTCTCTTTGTAGAGGGCATGAAATTCTGCATTGATAGGCGctaaaaatagacaaacaaaaagaCCGACAAACTAGATTCTCTGTTGTCTCTCACCCAGCGGGGACCAGATCTCTATGAACAATCAATCAATTTAGAAAGATCTCCAGATGGTCAGACCATAAATACAAATTCTCACCACATGACCAGCAATTGTACTTTTAGGTATATACACAAGAAAATTGAAGCCATATGTTAACACAAAATCTTGTACCCAAATGCTTGTATCAGCAGgatttataatagccaaagtgttggaaacagcccagatgtctatcaactaataaatggataaacaaaatgtgatatatgtttACAATGGATTATTTTACAGccataaaaatacattaagtaatgacacatgctataatatggacaaaccttgaaaacatgccaGGTACAAAATGTTTCACATGAGTCACATGAGTCAATTTATATAAATGTCTAGAGTAGGCAAACCTATATAGGCAGAAAGTAGATTGTCTGCCAGGGGcttgtggggagggaggaataaAGAGTTAAAGctttaatgggtatggagtttcttctGGGGGTGATGTAACTGTTCTGGAATCAGAAGTGAGAGTGTCACAGCATtgcaaatgtattaaaaaaacattgaattgtacacttaaaaatggcaaaaatggtgaattttatgttatgtggaCTTTACcttactaagaaaataaaacgaaaagaaaaccaaaacccaaattCCCAATCATGGCTTTCAATAGCAGGGAAAAACATACTGACTCAaaatgagccaaaaccaaaacagaaacagtaaggaagtagagagaaaaataaattataaagagtTAACAGTGTACTAATTGATACATTGGAGTTACTTCAAATAGCTAAGAAAAGACATCTGGGATTTAGATGTTCGTGTGGGCCACTTTTCTATTATTGAGGTTTACCTGGCTCTGGTAGATGAAACAATTAGACATATGgatgttttcttcaaaaataaagataattattaaagaaatataaaatcatggcACTCATACAGATATGAACACATGGTAAAAGCATTTTGTTTATCATATGAGCAAATTGGCAGATATTGTTAACTAGTTTACAAGAGAATCCAAAGAATGGAACCAGGAATATTAATTGGGAATACTGAGATGAATATGTAAAAGGAAGCAAAATTGTTTTACCCACTGCATGATAGGGGGATCAATTGAGCCTGCATTGAAGGTTGTACATATTTGTCAGTCACCTACAATTTAAAAAGggatagagggatgcctgggtggctcagcagttaggcgtctgccttctgctcagggtgtgattctgggatccaggatcgagtcccacatcgtgctccctgcatggagcctgcttctccctctgcctatattgctacctttctttgtgtgtccctcatgaataaataaataaaatcttaaaaaattaaaaataaaaaaggatagaaaagagCTCAAAGACAACATAAGGTTAGAATACTTGAAGTGGTGTCCTATAGCCAAGGAAAAATTTTTCTCTGAAACATATGTTTTGCTAGAATACTATAGTCAAGTAGAACATTAACGTTCCCTCATACAGAGTTTCAACAGTGAGGCCAGGTTTCTGTCCTAGACGTTTCCAAGGCAGTCATGATGAGGCCCCAGTGACCCCGATGACATCACAATGTGAGTTGTCATAAAGCTGACTCCCAGTGACCTCCAGTCACTGACCAGTGCGGCCCACAGTAAGCAGGAGTGAGCACTGGTATCCTGACGGACCAAGGCCAGTGGGATCGTTGGGCTGGGCTGATCAGGACCAAACGCAGCCACCAACATGACTGGAGAAAGAGGCCACGGGCATTCCCGTAGACCAAGGAGGCACGGCATGTCCCGCTCCAGAAGAGCCGAGCTGCAGTTCCCCGTCAGCCGCGTGGACCGCCTCCTGCGCGAGGGTCACTATGCCCACCGCTTAAGCTCGTCCACACCTGTGTTCCTGGCCGGCATCCTAGAGTACCTGACATCCAACATCCTGGAGCTCGCGGGCCAGGAGGCCCGCAACAGCCACAAGATGCGCATCACCCCTGAGCACCTGCAGAAGGCCCTGGCCAACAACCAGTACCTGAGCCAACTCTTTGAGGAGAACACCTACTCCCAGGGGGATGGGATGGCCCAGGCCAGGAAGTGGTCAGGCCCGGGCACTGGGGCCGACAGCCGCATCTAGTCACCAGAGCCGACAACCTCGTCTAGTCGCCAGAGCGGCACGCAGATGAGGGGGGCCTGCTCCTCTGGGGGCACCAGCCATTAAAGGGTTGAAACCCAGGGCCGTGCCTCTGACTATTTTCTGTCCTTCCGGAGACACCCAGGAGGAGTTCTCCCGTGGGGAGCAGAGGGCGGAAGGGGTGATCAGTGTGGGAGGCTGCAGCCCAGCGTTTCAGGGAGTTGTTTCTCTGGGGACTGCTTGGGGGGAAAGGCCCTGGGGGGAGTAGCTGGCTGCAGAGGAGAGATTTCTTCACAGTCTCTGAGCCACTCGAGGCCTGCGGGCTGAGAGGTTGGCAGCGGGTGGGGGGCTTCCCAGGCATGTTGAGTTCCCAGAACCATGGTGGTAACTGGGGAGGTCCCGAAGCTCGTGACTGAGGTGCCAGGAGCTTTATTCATGAGAAGGGAACGTGTAGAAGTCAGGAGGTGATGGCAGTGTGGGTGGATGGAGAGGGTGGCAGAGCAGTTGACGTGAACTCGATGGCATGAGCTTTACGTGAAGATTGAGGGGCGATGGGGAACCCATGAAGAGGTATACAGAGTGGAACGGTGCTCAGATTGATTTCATTCACTGATACCCTGCCTCATTCCAAAAAGGGACCTACGACAGATAATATTAGTGCTGTGATAACATTTTGTGGAGTATGGCCTTGTGTCCTCTCCTGTGGACACTGGTATGTTCATTAGTAACATCAAAGGTATTATCTGGCCTAAGACTTGCAATCCTAGAAGTTCTTAGTGGTTATTaataattgattgattgattcgagaggaagaggagggaggagtagagggagagagagaatcttaggctccACGTGGAATCTGACTCGAGGtgtgatctcacaaccttgataTCATGACTGGAGTCAACATCAAGAGTCCGatactaaaccaactgagccattcatgTGCCACTCATATGTGTGgtagatttatttctaaatacacTCCATCATAAGCACATTAGCCTCATTCTCAGAAGAAACACCTAACCTGTCTATGGTCATATATTTGATGGAGCGATCTAGACTTATCAGTGTCTGAATGCACATTTGGAGAGATATAAATATGTTTTCCCAAGTGGGAGACTCACAAGTACATGTAATTCTTATAAACAGTCTTGTGTGTTTTAGGTTAAAAATAGTGTCACGTCAAGTATCCTTGCAGCCTGTTCTCTTCCTGTGACTGTCAgcatttaacattttctcttgttcatcGAATGCTCAGGGCCCCCCTTCTGTTTCCCCTTGGTGTGTCATAGAGGGCTGCTCAGAGGTTGCCCAGGCACCTTCAACAATGGGGTCAGAGGAGCTGGGTTGGCCATCCCAGTTCACCACTTTCTGGCCTTGTGATCCTGGACAGTCCTCTATTCTGTCTGAGCAACACTTTCCtaatgtgtaaaatggggataataagaaTTCCTCCGTCATTGGATTTTTGCAAAAACATAAAGTTAATGTGTGCCTGTAAACTGCTAcataacacagtgcctggcacagagtgtgCCCTTAACGAATagctgtgtgtctctctcccttttggTAGACGAGATGCTTACATGTACTTCCCCAAGTGCTCCTGCACCTGGTTTTCCCATGACTGCTGGGTGCTTGGGCCACTGGCTGTGAAACCACAGCCTGCTGAGTCCTGTGGAGACACAGAGGAGTGCCCCAATAGAGGAAGAAGCCAGAAGTATGCCTGGGAACATGGTAGGTCTCAGCCTGgtgtctctcctcccctctgcatGGTGACTCCCCCTCTTTCTGCCTCCTATTATCTTTCAAAGTGTGGAGCTGTCTGTGCCTTTGCCTCCTTCACAGGAGGGTCCTGACAATAATAGGGCCAGGGTTGTGTTTAGAGCTCATTGGAATATGGGCCTGTATAAATCCaagaaacttttctttctccctaaTGCCATTCAGTCAAATATTTCCAGAAACCTCCCTGTGAAGATGTCCACCGCATAATGTTGGGATTTGTTAGAGATCCAGGAGGCCTTATTGCCTCGGCCAAGTTTAACTATTACTCTTCTGTTCATCTGAGTATCAAGCAGGCCTCTCCTCAGCAGCTGCAGGTGAGATTGTCCTTCACCTGGTCACAGGAAGCACCAACATTGCTACCCCATCCCTGAAGCAGAGCATCTGTGTGTCCAGGGCATGGTGTCTCATATTCCAGTGTCCTTCAGCCAACAGCAAGTGCCTCTGGGGTGGATAATGCCAGGGAATCAGTCATTATGCTATGATGTTGATatgttggttaagtggctgattTTTATAAGCTATTGATTTTGGCGATGGCAGTGGCTTGTTTTAGTGCAAAATAATCTCCTGGGTACTTCACCAGAAGGCACAGCTAAGGAGAAATTCATTGAAGGCCAGAGATGTGAGAGTAGGTTGATAAATTATGTTGGCGTAGCAGAACTGTGTGGTCAGGTGGTCCCCTTACAGTCCATGCAGGAGTCGACACTGTTGGTCATTGTGACATttgcgaggagccaggctgcctgggctccTCAGACTATCCAAGGTCCTAGGTGGAGTTTGGAGTTTGAGACTTAATGACCTCATGAGCCCTCAGCAGCCACGGGGTCATGGGATAATCAAACAGGGCATTGTTGCCCTCCCATTTGGAAACAGTCCTTCACCTGTGCTTGTGGGTTTCACACAAAACATGGGGTCTGTGCCAGCATAGCATGGGTGTAAATGCAGCACCTTTCTGGATCCCCCTCTTATCTGGGCACAGGAATCCCACCctcaggggaggaaggtgggcagAGAGTGAGAGTCACTACCCTTGGGAATGAATGAGCCATAGATGTTTATGCATTTTGTGCATTTCAAAAATTGGGAGGTAGGTGATAGTGAGGAATGATTAGCTGTAGCTTGGGCCTGAGACAGGGGACACTATTGATGACAAGTGCCCTATTGTGAGTCGAAAATTAAAACTGGAGCAGTACCGGTGGCTGAGCCATTTAGcacggccttcggcccagggcatgatcctggtgtcccgggatcaagtcccatgtggggctccctgaatgaagcctgctgcctctgcctgtgtcctgcctctctctctctctctctctctctctctctctctctctctctctcatgaataaataaataaaatcttaaaaaaatattaaaaaaaattaaaattagagtgAATAGGGATGGTTTGGGGAGGGTGTGGCTGACAAACCAGATCTGTGATCCAAAGCAGTATCAGGGCAGGCTAGGGTTAGACACAGATCAGTACAGGGGAAAATATTAATGTGTCAGAAGAGATTAGCCCAAGAGTTGAACTTGACAGGAACCTGGGAGGGTAATGTGGGCTTGGTGTTGGCATGAACACAAGGCCTGGACACTAGGCTGGCCTCTTACTGACAACAACCTTTGCGAACAGAGGTGTTAGAAAGATGTTAGAAAGATGAATCCTTCCATGAACATCAGTACGTCATTTCTAAATCATAAATTATAGAGAGGCAGCTCACAGGTATAATCTGGACAGCAGATGGGTTTTCTAGTCCTACATGTGTATTTTGATAGAAAATCAGTTAGCTGCTAACATTTAATCAAGAACTTTTTACCTGAAGAAAGGACTTGGCACAGGGTGCATTGGTGGAGGTATAGTAAACCTAGTTGAGAATGTAGCTGGAAGTGCATGGGTGCCCGATGCATGAGGTTAGGTGAAGAATCATCAGGAAGTTCATTAGCGTAGGATACAGCAACTATAGGGCATGTATCAGAAGGTCGTGTGTGTGTGGAAGGTGCAGCCATCGTAGGGCCTGATCAATTAAAAGGTGTATGGCAAGAGGGAGAACCCAGCCTCTAGGAGGATTGAGCAGGAGTTGAATGAATGGAGGAAACATCCACTTTGTGCTGGGACCTAAAATGCTGTGCATGGTTAAAGGGAGCATCTAGCCTAGAGGAAGACTTCTAGGCTATGCGTTGGTAGGGAGAAACCAGCCTAGTGCAGTATGCAACAACAGGTACCGCCGTGGTGGGTGTAGCCAATGTAGGGGACAACCCTGCAAGAAGTCCTTGAGTGGTAGGTGGACATAACCTTGGGTGAGGCTTAACAGGAAGTGCAAAGGATGAAGGAGTAGGAGTATTCTAAGGATGGATTTAGTAGAACCTAAATACGGCCCTAAGATGAACCTTAGGTAGATGAACCTTAGGGCCAGACATTGAAGATGGTGCGTGGAAAGAGGTAGCATGTAGTTTATGGCAGGACTGGACAAGAGGTGCATGGGTAAAATAGCCATTTTAGGTGAGCAACATGTAAGACCTGTGTAAGTGGAGGATTCAGAGGGCCTGGAAAAGTATTCAGTAAGAGGTATAAGGTAGAGGGTACAGACAGGTTAAGGGAGGAGTAGACCAAGGCATGTATGGCTGGTAGGATCTTTCAGCCTAGGGGAGTATTTGGCCTGAGAGGTTTATGAGTAGTAGGCTGTGATCACTTAATAACTATTTTTGATATTCTGTTATTGATGATTTGGCATCATGAAGTCACTGAGCCATTCTAGTGGCCCAAAGTTTTTTCATCTCCATCATCCCAGTGTTATCTTGAGCATGTAATAACCTTATTCTAAACTCTCCATGTACTCACTAAACtttaatttgttttgcttcttgcCTAGTAGGTGATGTCCTCTCATGGCTACATCACACTGCTGTAGTAATAAATGTCCTAATTCTACTTtatccctctctctgcttgtccCTACAAGTTACCATGTGGCTTGCTGGGTCCTTCTGCCCTCTGGGGAACTGTGAGAAACTCTCCTTTTAAAGGTGATTGCCTCTTATGTCTGTTATCTTAATGTGCTCAAAGCAAATCTTGGGTACATTTTTAAACAGTTGGTGCAATGAACAGGGTAGTCTGGTGACAGATGAGCTTGACATGTCTCTGGGTTTACCAAGTGAATCCAACAGGCAGCAGATACTGTGGGAAGGCACTGCTGGCTATTGGCACTTTACTGGCCACTGCATTGTATTCTGTCTGTATGGTATTGCAGTGGTTCTGCAATCTAAATAATAGCAGAGCTCAAAAAGCTTAGTCTTCTCCCAGTGGCTGTCTGGTTTAGGGTGCTGTAATCTGGGCAATGTGGTCCCCATCTGGCTCCTTAAGTGTTTATAATGTGCCTAATCTGGGGAAGAGATCCTAGGGTAGTTGGCTATTGTACTGTGTGAAAGTCCTTCCAAAGAAATAGGAAGTAGTTACCTATGTCCCAATATAGGTGTGTCGAATCCACTGAACCTCCACTAGGGCTGAAGTCTGTAGAACTACTCAACTAAAAGCAATTTCCTTCCTAGGCACATTAGCCCTCTTGTAGCAGAAAACCAACCACCTAGAGCTACCCTTAGAACTGAAAAGACCTGTTGACTAGTGATGTGGTCCACTCTTTTCAAAGACACTGTGGTTCCTTGCAAACACTTTTGTGTTGACCACACTCCTTTGCTATTGTCTATCTTGTTGCTGTATTGCACTTTGTCTCTGAAGCCTGTGGGTTATAAGAGTTCATATTCTTATAAGCCCTTGGCAGaatattattggaaaaaaatggaaggataaGGAGCATCTGGTTCCAGCATCTCCAAAAACCCTTTGATGATGGACTCAGTTTAATACTTGTAAAATACCACAAGAGCACTATTTATGGATCCTTAGCACTGCAGCATATTAAAATCAAAGCATATGCATAAATCAGGCAGTGTCACAGTTGCCTTCTTGGAGGTGGATACTGACTGTGTGTTGAGTGGGATACCTTTAGAAAGGCAGGCCAATTCTAAACCACTCCTGCAGGTATTTCTTGTAAACACCCAATGGATaaaaactctgagaaatgaacggGAAATTGAGATAAAGATTCAAAACTTCATAAGGCCAAATATACAAACCATCTTTAGGCCTTTATCCAGAGAGTTCAGGAAAAGAGAGCATAATGGGTTCTAAAGGTCTTTACTACTGGCTCCAAACTCTGG
The window above is part of the Vulpes lagopus strain Blue_001 chromosome X, ASM1834538v1, whole genome shotgun sequence genome. Proteins encoded here:
- the LOC121482469 gene encoding histone H2A-Bbd type 1-like, whose amino-acid sequence is MTGERGHGHSRRPRRHGMSRSRRAELQFPVSRVDRLLREGHYAHRLSSSTPVFLAGILEYLTSNILELAGQEARNSHKMRITPEHLQKALANNQYLSQLFEENTYSQGDGMAQARKWSGPGTGADSRI